One Manihot esculenta cultivar AM560-2 chromosome 18, M.esculenta_v8, whole genome shotgun sequence genomic window carries:
- the LOC110606243 gene encoding cytochrome P450 714C2, protein MEFQFHKMILFSFLIIGFVGVVVRLYNCLVVKPKRLRSMLKKQGINGPPPAFLLGNMREIMKSLSSNEKTNDPPLTHNCAARVLPFSERWLKDYGQVLVLSLGHIQVLNLHQPELVKEFATCVSWDLGRPSMINDIGPLLGKGILTSNGAFWSHQRKIIAPGLYMEKIKGMVNQITESAITLVNSWKSMVERDGGIADIKIDEAVSRFSGDVISRACFGSNYSKGEQIFLKLSHLQEILSKKGLALGIPGMRYLPTKTNREAWALEKEIRNLILKVVKERQETADEKDLLQMILEGAKDSNLSREETERFIVDNCNNIYLAGWETSAVAAVWCLMLLAANQEWQDRVRAEVLEICGGNMPNSDMIRKMKLLNMVIYETLRLYSPVPLIAREALKDMKLGNINIPKGVNVWTTILLLHTDPEIWGSDSYKFNPERFANGIAGACKYPFLYMPFGVGPRVCIGQHLAMVELKILMALILSNFSLTISPKYIHSPTLALGVKPKYGVILLVKKM, encoded by the exons ATGGAATTTCAATTTCATAAAATGATACTATTTTCATTTTTGATTATAGGGTTTGTTGGAGTGGTAGTGCGTCTTTACAACTGTTTGGTTGTGAAACCAAAGAGGCTTCGTTCCATGTTGAAGAAGCAAGGCATCAATGGACCTCCACCTGCTTTTCTCCTTGGAAATATGAGAGAGATTATGAAGAGTCTCTCCTCCAATGAGAAGACCAATGATCCACCTCTCACCCATAACTGTGCTGCTCGAGTTCTTCCTTTTTCTGAGCGATGGTTGAAGGATTATG GTCAAGTGTTAGTACTTTCCCTGGGACATATACAAGTACTGAATTTGCACCAACCTGAGTTGGTGAAAGAGTTTGCAACTTGTGTATCCTGGGACTTGGGGAGACCTTCGATGATTAATGACATTGGTCCTTTGCTTGGTAAGGGGATTCTAACATCAAATGGAGCTTTCTGGTCACATCAGAGGAAGATTATTGCTCCTGGATTGTACATGGAAAAGATCAAG GGAATGGTGAATCAGATAACTGAGTCTGCTATTACATTGGTAAATTCATGGAAGAGTATGGTTGAGAGAGATGGTGGAATTGCAGACATCAAAATTGATGAGGCTGTTAGTCGTTTCTCAGGTGATGTTATTTCAAGAGCCTGCTTTGGAAGCAATTATTCCAAAGGAGAACAGATTTTCCTTAAACTAAGTCATCTCCAAGAGATTTTGTCCAAGAAAGGTCTAGCCCTTGGGATTCCTGGAATGAG ATATCTCCCCACAAAAACCAATAGAGAAGCATGGGCATTAGAGAAAGAAATCCGCAATTTGATACTGAAGGTGGTGAAGGAGAGACAAGAAACTGCAGATGAGAAGGATTTATTGCAGATGATTCTCGAAGGAGCCAAAGATAGCAATCTGAGTAGAGAAGAAACAGAAAGATTCATAGTTGATAATTGTAATAACATATACTTGGCTGGGTGGGAGACCAGTGCAGTTGCAGCTGTATGGTGCCTCATGTTGTTGGCAGCAAATCAAGAATGGCAGGATCGTGTTCGTGCAGAGGTTCTAGAAATTTGTGGAGGCAACATGCCAAATTCTGACATGATTCGCAAGATGAAACTG CTTAATATGGTGATTTATGAAACACTGCGACTTTATTCACCAGTTCCACTTATAGCAAGGGAGGCATTAAAGGACATGAAGTTAGGAAACATTAATATTCCCAAGGGAGTGAACGTTTGGACAACAATATTGCTATTGCATACAGATCCTGAGATATGGGGATCAGATTCTTACAAGTTTAACCCTGAAAGGTTTGCAAATGGAATAGCAGGCGCTTGCAAGTATCCATTTTTGTACATGCCATTTGGTGTCGGACCTCGAGTATGTATTGGACAACACTTGGCCATGGTTGAACTCAAGATATTGATGGCTCTCATTTTGTCCAACTTCTCTCTCACCATCTCTCCCAAATATATCCACTCCCCTACGCTTGCCCTAGGTGTAAAACCAAAATATGGAGTCATTCTCCTGGTAAAGAAAATGTAG